GAGCAACAAGAATGAGAATACATAAGGAGATAAGTAAACCATTAGTACTTCATATGGGTCATAATTTAGATGTACACAatcaaaaatattagtaaaattttAGTGCATATCACTTTCATATTTCCATCTCTTTAAGTTCATGTCACTCAGTTAACCTTACAAGTAAAAAAGTAgaaataaaatacttaaaaacCATCGCTTATTCATTCAAATATCAAAAATTACCAGCATAACGTAACGAAGGATAAAGAAGGTTATACCTCTAAAGGTGTAAGCGGACATTTTCCATTCATCCTAATTGCCCCAGGTCGAATGACACGGCCACGTTTAGTAAATTTTCCTCTCCAACCTCTCTCTCTTGCGGCATTCATATCCTGTTTCTCTTCGTCACCACCATTAAATATGCAACAGGAGAAGGCAACCATATCCTGAAAGAATTGAAAAAATACAATATCCACTTGAACTGGATGACATAAAATCAAGAGATAACAAGACAAATGTGAAGGTATAATATTGACCTCTTCGAAACGCAGATGCACTGCAATATATTTCCCATTATTATCCACACTGCGCTCTTTCATTCGAGAGACCAAATTTTCAGCCAAAGTTGCTATAGGATTTGAAAAACGTAGTGCTTTAAAATTGGCCAAGCATCTTAGGCGCTGAACTGCAGAAGGGGCATCGAATGACAGCCGGTTTGCAAAAGGAGATATCCTGATAAGCCTGATTCAAATTAAATGTAGAAGTTTGTTGAGTGACAATggagttatcaacattaaatttTGTATGATTATATCAACATAACTACAGGTAGCTCAATGCTTTGGAAGAATTTAAACTGTGAACAATATTATATCTCATTCAAATTATGAATATtgcaatttataacataaatcaaGCCACCTGTGCAATCGTTGCACATCGTTTAGTTCTTCTAAACATTATCAAACAAACTAGTTTCAAGTCCTATGCTTGAGCCTATTTTCATCGTCTCTAAAGTTTCCTTTGCCGAATTCACCACATGTTTAGATAAATTATGGCTTTTTTGCTATTTTCTATATCCAAACTAAAGTTTATATAATTGtcacataattaaaaatatacttcCTCCATTTTTTACTATGATATCATCAACAAACCCTATACCTTGTGCCAACAAGCATAAGGGAGAACATTAAGAAACAAATACATATGTGACCAGAAGATTGAATAGCTTCAAATGTCCTAACGACAAAAAAACACCCAATTTGTAATGGCATGACATTCCTAATACTGAAGATGCAGCAATACCTTGTCCAGGGagataataaaagaagaaaaaagttctATAGTACATGAAACTAATTGAAGAGGATAAAACATTGACAAAGAAAATAAAGCATGAAGGAGAAATCAGAATAGATTGCATAACACAATTTCAGTGGACCTTTTTTAGTGCAAGCTAATGATTAAATATGGCAGAAACAATGAGAAAGGAACTCACTTTTCCTCAGCCAGTTTAGGAAGAACAGCATCCTTATAGTACTGAATGGAGGACCAAGCTTTTATCTTGAAGTTAAACACGTTGCTCATGTTGTGACCGAAGCGTTCCATTATAAATTCAGGAATTTTGTCAACTACATGCACCTCATTTTTCAGAGTACTGATAAAGTGATCCTCTTCATAGATCTCACTGAATTTGCTGTACCATTGTCAAAATATCAAACAACATCATTAATCTTTTGCCTTCCTAATAACGtaataaataaatatgtatattAAGCTTCACTCCTGGTCAAATAACATATAATCAAGGTTCAAAGCAAAAGATGCATATAGTGGGTCCAACCTTTTATCCATTTAACTCTTATTGTCTATCCGTGCTGCTAAATCTTTTATAGTGGGTCCATTTGTCAACAAAAACATATGGAATTTCGATTATGGACCAATTAGGCTGCTTACTAGATATGAAATCTTTCTTTTTAATTAAACAGACTTTGGATCATAAATATAAGGACAATAAAGAAAAAAGGTCAGGATTTAACTACAAAATAAATGAGATAGAGATATAGATAATAACCTAGGATCTTTCCAAATGCTGTGATAGTGAAATTTAGGAATAACAAGTGTCGCATTCAGATATCCTGCCACTGCAACCGCATTGCATATCTGCAaaggagaaaaaaatataaataaaattggcAAAATGACATATCTAGAACGAAtgacaggaaaaaaaaagaatcatgaaGGAGAAAGGGAACAACCGATGTTCGTTGTTGATTCAAGCCACCATTTGCCTCAACAAATATGTAACCATTAGAATCAGGCAAAActgaaaaaagagaaaagaacttCAAATTAGTAATCATTTGCACAGATTGTTCATTATTTTACAGTAGTTAAGAACAGATCAATTAGTTTCCTCATCCTTCAATTCACACAAATaggaaataagaaaagaaaaaaaagagttctCCCATTACGGGCTCAAAAACATCCTCCAATTACAAGAACTATCCTTGAGGTTTGCTTCGAGTCTTGACCTCTCCAATTATGGAGAACCTTCCCTTGCTGGTTTTGAGTTAagcaacaaaatatgctttaagaaaaattatatatctcAATCCCTACATTTAGAATGCAATGCTTCGATATTAGTATTTAGTGGCAATATATACATATCATTTGAAATTTTTGGGATTCAATCTGTCTCATGTATAGGATGAAATTATACACAGAACATGTTTTATTAACTCCAAATTGCAATTTAAGTAATattattttgcttcttgaatttctctctattttgtttatatttcattCTGTTTTCTCTTTTCaatcaatttttatttctttcaaGATTTTGTCAAAACCATCGTGACAAATGGATCTAGCAAATCCAATCCAATTCTCAAAGCTTCAAGGCAATGGTACAGTCTTGCGGAAAAACAGAATTTGATCACTGTGGAATGGCTTAAGAGGAATTTGCTAAATAACAAAAGATATAAAGAGAATTCACTCTATGAAAGCAATCATGAAAATACATGGACTAACAAAACATGCACTGCATGATCCAAAAGGATCACAATAGAAAATTTTCATGTAGTAGGAAAAATAAGACAGATTAAGCAACAAATATAGGATGTAGACACAAGTGACAAGTAGATCTGTGAAAAATTAAATTGACATTTCTACATTTCATGATATTAGACACTGAGAAACAAGAAGATGACTAAATAGATAAATAggtagcaaaacatcaacaaatgataccaaaaaataccaaactgattttgtgACATGGACCTCAATTTTCATAAAGCAGCACATACATAGTACAAAACCATATGAGTTCCGACAAACCCCTCAAAACTTGACAGTTCAATTCTCGGTAAGTacaacataaaaatatatatataaggggCATCTATGAGTTAAGAAATTCAcacgataatttttttttttttggaaatacATATGAGTTTTTGGCATGGACAAGATATCTTTtccagttttttttttctcttttgagagagAGCAaaataaatcagtttttaagattCGGCGAAAATCAGTACCATCAGTAGAGGTGTCTAGACAAGGCCGCCAGCCGCCACCTTTGAAAGAGTGCTTCCACACGGTTGCTAACTACAAAATGATACAACATTTGAATCGTTAGGTGAAGTGATGCCGAGAAAATGCACTAATTGCAATTTGTGCCCAATATCCTAAGAACAAAAGCTTTAATTATCCTAGCTTGAAACTGCATAAGTATACTATAAAGCACATCTGTCTTGTTCACAACCCATGAATCCTACAATAAGCATAATGaggtagaagaagaaatttagtaTAGTGCTTGGAAGATAATGTGGAGTGAAAAAAAATCAATGCTTGttgtatttaattttattatggaACATCTATATCAGCTGCATTGTGATTTTACAAACAACACAAGAATTTCTACTCAATTACGCTCAACAAAGATGTTGCGAAGTATGCATCGAAGAAGCTACGATCTCGATACATCAATTCACGCTCAGGCTTCCCTTGAGTTCACAAACAAATGCAAATTTTGATAATATGGCACATATAAATGTCGTGAAACAGAAATAAACGAgcaaaatcaaaagaaagaaagaaaagaaggctCAAATCCAAATCAATCGAGAATAAAAGAAGCATAACAGGGTCGATTAGGGTTCAGGAACTGACCCCGTCGGAGGAGTTATCGGCATCCATGTCATTGCGGAGGCGCTCGTACAGCTTAGGGCTCCGGTAGACGGAGCCAGGGGCGGAGCGGGAGATGATGTGGGGCACGCTTTCGAGGGACACGGTGCCCATGTAGAAGAGCATGGCCGCGACGTACAGGAGCGGCGTGAAGAGGAAGATAGCCTGCCggcggaggaagagggagagCAGCATCCAAGCCATCCGCTGCGCGATAGCCCGAGGCGCCCCCATCGCGGCCCCCTTCGCCCCGCCCGCCTTCCCGCCCCTCCGCTGGGTCCTCGGCGACCTCCGCGGCGACGCCGGAGGCGACGGCGTCCCCCCACCGCCTGCGCCGCCGCTCCCCAAGCGGTTGTAGGCATGGTGGTGCGGCATATCCGTCGACCGCGTGGATCCGCTCGCCCACCCTCGACCGCTGGATCGACGGCAGGGGCTGATTCGATTTGTGCGGCGGGGAGTGCGGGGTGAGAGCCTCGCGGTTGCTTCTCCCCGTGGTCGTATTCTTTTCTTGGGTAGCGGAGGAAGCGAGCCCGGGCGGCGACCGCATCCCCGAAGTCGGTGTTGGGACTCCCACATAGAGCAAGTGCGGCGCACGCGCCAGGGTGGTCTGTGTGGGTCCCGTTTCACAGATTCCGCGCTCCGTTTGTCGCCCGCATTCCTCCGACGCCGTCTTCGTGTCACCACAAAACGCGTAATacgtatacgtatatatatatatatatgaataattcGGAGGTTATTTCCATATTTAAATGAATTAATGGCGTCTCTTATTGGATCAAATCCGTAATCTATCAACGAAATAAGGGGAACAGTGTCAGTGTCGGAGCCTCACAAAAGAGGACGCCATGTTCGTCCCACCCTCGCTTGTGGGTTCCACTTTCCCGTCCCATACGAACCCAACACCTATGTCTGTCCGAGAGTCCAAATAACGACACAGGACTTGCCCTTATCGCTCCGACCGtcatcctctccctctctcttcgtatcttatcaaattttattttaatctatGAGAAATTCATATCCATGTCTTAGTCAGTTTGACGTGATCCAAATCTTTATACTAAGCTTGTACAAAATGTATTCAAGATAAAAATATCATACTCTCGAGATGTTATCTATATTAGGACAAAGATCGATCGGAATGAGTTTCTCGACTTTTAAGTTTCTCCTTCTAGTAAATCGAGATATATGATTTCAAGTAAAAGAAGAAATGTATAATTATATTCTTTGTtataaagaagagaagaaagtttATTATTGCTTTACTTgtcataaaaagaagaaaatgagaaaaaactTATATTTATAAGTTCGTCTACATAAATATGGAAGTTTCCTATCACAAGTTATGATAATTATGTTAGGTAAATTATTTCTTTCAcatcatttgataatttttcatattcaattaatgtaattattttttagatattGTTACATGTTATTTGT
This genomic stretch from Musa acuminata AAA Group cultivar baxijiao chromosome BXJ3-9, Cavendish_Baxijiao_AAA, whole genome shotgun sequence harbors:
- the LOC135648827 gene encoding protein ESMERALDA 1-like; amino-acid sequence: MWESQHRLRGCGRRPGSLPPLPKKRIRPRGEATARLSPRTPRRTNRISPCRRSSGRGWASGSTRSTDMPHHHAYNRLGSGGAGGGGTPSPPASPRRSPRTQRRGGKAGGAKGAAMGAPRAIAQRMAWMLLSLFLRRQAIFLFTPLLYVAAMLFYMGTVSLESVPHIISRSAPGSVYRSPKLYERLRNDMDADNSSDGLATVWKHSFKGGGWRPCLDTSTDVLPDSNGYIFVEANGGLNQQRTSICNAVAVAGYLNATLVIPKFHYHSIWKDPSKFSEIYEEDHFISTLKNEVHVVDKIPEFIMERFGHNMSNVFNFKIKAWSSIQYYKDAVLPKLAEEKLIRISPFANRLSFDAPSAVQRLRCLANFKALRFSNPIATLAENLVSRMKERSVDNNGKYIAVHLRFEEDMVAFSCCIFNGGDEEKQDMNAARERGWRGKFTKRGRVIRPGAIRMNGKCPLTPLEVGLMLRGMGFNNNTAIYLASGKIYKAEKNMVPLLEMFPLLQTKETLASAEELAPFKNYSSRMASIDYSVCLHSEVFVTTQGGNFPHFLIGHRRYLYDGHSKTIKPDKRKLALLFDNPTIGWKSLKRQLLIMRAQSDAKGIEMKRPNESIYTYPCPHCMCRSNRTEVSRSLSAR